In Candidatus Palauibacter soopunensis, the genomic stretch ATCGACACCTCGGTGAAGACCCCCACCCTGTCGAGAAGCTGGACTTGCGGGAAATACTCCACGCCGTTGACCACCATTCTCGGCCCCTGGCCCGCAGCCGCGAGAGCCGCCCGCCGTTCTCGCTCGTTCTCGATCATCCGGTCGGTGACCCGGGTCGGCTGGAGGGGCCGCTGCAGGATTCGGAAGACCCCCGCCCCGGAGCGCGCGATCTTGATCGCGTACGCCGACGAGTCGGAAAACGCCACGCTACCGTCTGGAAGCACTCCGGCCAGCATCATCGGACCGAACACCTGCGGGGGCGGTAGTCGGAAGCTGGGCCGACCGCCGATCGGTAGCTCGGTTGGGTCTCCGCCTTCCGGAAGCCAGCCCTCCGCAACGGTGTCCTTCACTGCCATTTCGCCGGTCAGGATGAGCCGTTCGACCGGTCGCGACGTGGGCGGAGTCGTTCGCGCCGTGGTGCCGGAGCCCATCCTGAGCAACTGCGCGCCCACGGCGGAGTAGACGGCTTCTCCACGCGGGTCGGGAAGGAGGTCTGTGATTCGCACGTTACCCGGCTCGGGTGCCATCCGCACCGTGCGCTCGAATTCGCCGTCCGCATCGAAGATGTGGTAGCCGCGGTGACCGAGATCCCCCATCACGACCCGCCCGTCGGGCATGACGGCGAAGCCGTCTGGACTCCGGAACTCCCCGGGTCCATCGCCTTCCCGCCCGAACGCCCGTTGGAACCCGCCGTCCGCGCCCACGACGATGATTCGATCCGCTTGGTTGTCGAACACGTAGAGCTGGCCTGCGGCATCGAACGCCACGCGGCGCACGTTGCCGAACTGTTCCCAGTCCTCACCCAACGCCGACCCGACCCTGTAGACCTCGTCCAAGGTGGGATTCAGCTGGCGGTCTTCAGCAGGCAGTTCAATGACCTCCTGGGCCACCGCCGGGGCTGCGGCCATTAGTAGCGCCAGCGCGCCTGCTATCGATTCACGGTACACGACTCGGTGTTCTCCATCGGTCAGATTCACACGGCTCTCACCACCCCTCGCCCCAATCCACGGTTAGATGGTGCCCGGTCCGTTTCCGTTGCCCGATAGCCGCACCGGAGGCCCCCAAGAATGCGCCGTGACCGCCTTCGTCCGAGATGCGGTGGCGAGCAGCGTCCGGTGGAAAAATACACGAGGCTTGGCGGTCTGCACGATGCACTACCAGGCCATCGATGCGGGGTGATCGGACACGCCACGCCGTCGCCTTTCCGACGAGGCGGTATGGTCGGCGGGCGTGATGCCACCGAAGTGCTGATGACGGTGCGGCGCTCAGGCCCGAGCGCACCGGCGCCGGTGTCGGGGACGCGGCCTTCCGCGTCCCTCCGCTGACCGCTGAGCGACGCGGGATGCTGGGGGTTCAAGGGGGGCGCAGCGTCCCCCTCGCCAGCCGCAGTGTTCAACACTGCGTCGGCTGGCTGCCGTGCCTTAGGAGCATCTAAAGGGGCTGTTTTCCGGTCGCTGCGAAGCTCGCCGAGTGCTTGCGAAACCGGCTTCGACGCTGCGTTCGCGGATCCACCCGTCCACCTCCGCCTCGATCGACCGTGATGTCACGGCCGCCCAACGCCCCGCGACGGAGCCGACGCGCGCCAGCACCAACGGCAGGACGGGGATAGCTGGTTTCGAGGAACCAATGGGGTGGTCCGGGGACGTGTTCGTGGCAGCCGTCAAGGAAGCGGCGACATGCGTTCGGTAGTTCAAGGAAGATGGGGAGATCCGGTAGATCGCTGGTTTAAAACGTGAGGTGAACGGCGACGGCGATGGCGAGCGCTACCTCAGTGGCTGCCGTCCCGGAGGGTTGTCCCGAGCCGGGGCCGTCGTTGTCAGTCCCTGCCGGAGTCATCCATAAGCAGCTCGACGACCGCCTTGATGCGATCCTTCCGAGCCCGCCGTACGGATCGACCATACTCATCGGTGGCGGCTTGCAGTTCAGCCTCACCCCTCGAATCACGATTGGCTAGGAGTTGGTTCCGGTATCGCACGAGCGCGAGTTGATTCTCCTGATCGAACTTGGCTTGAATCACACTGGTCCCCCCGACACCGCCGAAGTCGACCGTCGATTCGCGGGACGTAAGCGACATCTCGTTCGCGCCATCCCCGAACGCAGCGTCGCTCGTCGCACTGAATTCTCGGATATCAGCCCTTGAATCGATGATTCTCAGTTCAAGCTGAGATCGGACCTTCTCGGGGTCGCCAAACCAGAACGCGACAAGTCCGTCTTGGATCACGAGGAAATCGACATGCTCGCCTGCATCGGGACCCCAGAGGAGTTCGATTCGGTCTTGGGCATGCCAGTCGCCGTCAGAATGGCGCTTTCGGAAGCACCATTCTTCGTACACTTGGCGCCGCCGGCCCCGCTGGATTTCGCTGTGCGGCTGCGGAACGCACTGCTCATCGATGGTGCGGTAATACAGGAGATCCTTGACGCAGCGTATGCACTCCCACAGGAGTCGCAAGTGCAGATGCCGGAAGTGTGGAACCGCGTCGGCCTCGGCAGACTCTTGGATACTGTACCTCCACGTTACGGATCCACGGCCGGTGTCGAGATGGTCAAGAAACGACGCGACGTTCTCTTGGATGCCGGGGCCTCCGGCTCGTTGCGCGCGAAGGTAGTCTTCGTAGAAGTCGTTCAGCGTTGCTCGGTCCTTGCGGTCAAGGGCGTCGAAGAGGCAGCGTAGCCTATGGGTTTCGCGCAAGCCGCGACGCGCCTCGTCGAAGCTGACAGTGTGGTGAAGGAGTGCCTTCAGTCCCTGCTCGGCGAGCACGTAAGCCGTCGTAATGTAACCCCAAGCTTGTATTGCCTCCCAGTCGCCGATGGGGCTGGACCGGATTGGGACCGCAGCGTGCTTCTTGCGCTCCATGTCGAGAGCAAAGTCCAGCCACATGTGGACTTCGATCGGAGGGCGGAAAGAGGGCATCGGCTTGGACCGCTGCTCGACGTGAGCGTCGGCTTCGCGACGGGACATACTTGGCCGTTGCGGAGAACGCGGTTCCATGACCTCTCCCTATCCGAGTTGCGTCCACGCAGGGCGTGCTCCTGCGGATTCGGCAAGATAGCGGGCCCAGCGTCTCATCACCTCCCGCCGGCTCGCGAGGAGCGCGCCTCTTGCATGGGCTGGCTCGCGTGCGGTGGCAAGGAACTCTCTAGCCGAACACTAACGTCTCGAATGTACTCCGCGACCGGCTCATCCGGTTTGCATTTCACGCTCTCGCCTTTCACCGGCGGCGAAACCGCCGCCGGAGCCGCGTGAGAACCCCGGACGGAACCTCAAGACCCGCAACCACCGCGAAGCAACCAGCGCAGAGTCGTTGTCGCCGCGCGGCCGGGGACGATTCGCCTGGAACACACGCTGGACACGGCTCGCCGCACCAGCACCCCACCACCCCTGCAGGGCAGCGGAGGCTGCAATCGTCCTCCGCGAACGCGAGTGCGGTTTCCGCGTCTACGTTCACAACCGCCGCGTGGAGCAGCGCCCGAAGCTCCGTCCGGTCCGCCCGGCGAACGGCCGTCCCGAAAGTGTCCGCACCGTCCAGCCCGCGAAGCCAGGCCAGCCAAACGATGACGGCGCTCCCTTCTGAGACACCGGCGTCGCCCGCAATGTCTCGCAGGTCGCGCATTGGCGTCGCCAGCACCGCCTCCGCCGCCTGGAGGATCCGACCGGAACACTCGCCTTGATCCCGCACCCCGCCCCGGCGTCGGCGGCGGGGTCGGGGTTTCCGGTGCCGCTTGTCCCTCCAAGTGCTCCACAGTTCCAAGTACATCAAGCCGGGGATGAGCACGAGTGCCAAGAGCGGCAGTATCCAGTCACTCATGCCGACCCGAGCAGGGCAGAAGCAGATAGAACACGTCTCTCATGACGACCTCGCTTCCCGATCCGCCGCCCCGCGCCGACCGCTCCGTTTCCTCCGCACCGCAGCGGTCGAACCGGGACGCTTCCCATCGCCGATCAAAAGCCCTCCATCTCGCTTCGTTGACCTCTGCATCAAGCTAAATCTTCTCGCACCTTCCGCCCGCGATCAACGCCTCGCTAGATTTGGGATTGGGCATGGCCGAAGCGTTGGCACTACGACCGAGGGGGGAGCATGGACGGTGGGGACCGCCCGGAGGAGTTGTTCGTTGATGACTGGAACGAAGCTATCTTCCAAGGATGGCGTTACCTGCGGAACAATCCGCACCAAGGCAAGGTTCACGTCCGCTACAGGGGGGCCGAGCATGGCGGCGTGACGGAGGTTGTTCGTGCCAGTTGTAACGGGTCGGATTTTGTCGAGGCAGCGACGCTGGCACCGGCAATAGTCACGGGCGGAGGTCTTGGCGGTCGGATGGGCGACGGTCTGGATTGGACCGAAGAAGATTGATTCCTGACTTCCTTGCACTGGTCACAGAGGTTTATCGGAGCTTGAGAAGCAGGGTCGAAGTTGTTGAGTTTGAAGATGGACCTTGAGGACCGGATCTCGCTGGGACGTCGCGGCCAGCGAGCTAAGGCCACGGTCCTGATCGGCCCCACAGCTTAGATCGAGACCGGCGAGCTTGACGTCGCCGACCGTGCGCGTGGTCAGGCTGATTGCGTTGGAGCCGCAAGGATGAACGATCCCTGGGGTCCGCCAACGTCCGGCAAAGTCGCACGGAATCCCATTTGGAAATAGGGATGTAAAAAGGGGATGCGAGATAGTCCAAAGACCCTAAACCATTGCAGTATATGCAAGTTACGAAATATCCGCAGAATAGCGCTGCTATTCTCCCTCGTCACTCCTTGTCAGGCGAGCGCTTCACCGTTCTCGGCGCTGACGCGGGGTTTTGCCACGGGCTGCTAACCCGGCACCGACCGAACGCCGCGGACGGCGGCGGACTCGCCGCATCCGGTCGCGTCCCCCAGATTCCCGCCCCTGCGAATCATTCGCCGACGACATTTTTTTTCCGACGATATCCCGGAGGACGCATGCCTCGACCACCGTCCGTTATATCCCGCGCTGCCCGCGCCGTGCCGGCCCTCGGGTGGCTGGCGGTCGGACTCGGGGCGGTGCTTTCCGGCTGCGGCGGCGACGAAGCCGCCAGCGGTACCGACGAACGTTCGCAGCCGACCACGACATTCGCGGGCGACGACTGGCCGGTGTACGGCGGCGACCCTGGCGGCCTCAAGTATTCCTCTCTCACGGACATCGACCGCTCGAACGTCGCGGAGCTCGAGGCGGCCTGGGTCTGGGAGACCGGAGAGGAACCGATTCCCGACGCGGCGAGCCCCATCCAGGGCGAACGCGTGGCGCCGGGCGCCTTCGAGGCGACGCCCATCGTCATCAACGACACGATGTGGCTCTCGACCCCCTACAGCCGGGTCGTCGCGCTGGACGCGGAGACGGGAGAGGAGTTCTGGAGCTACGACCCCAGGGCCTGGGAGTGGGGGAACCTCCATCGCGGCTGCCGCTTCTGTCACCGCGGGATCGCGCAGTGGAGCGACGGGAGCGAGCGCCGGATCTTCCTCAACTCGCGCTGGCGGCTCATCGCGCTCGACGCCGCGACCGGCGAGCCGATTCCCGACTTCGGTGACGGAGGTGAGGTCGACCTGACGGAGGGGCTCGCCTGGGACGCGAACCGGCTTCACATCTCCAACACCTCTCCCGCCGTCGTGTACGACGACATCGTCATCGTGGGCAGCGGCGTCCCGGACAACCGGATCTACCGCAACAACCCCCCCGGCGACGTCCAGGCGTTCGACGCGCGCACGGGCGAACTGCGCTGGACCTTCCACACCATCCCCAAGGAGGGGGAGTACGGGGTCGAGACGTGGGAGGACGAGTCCTGGTCCTACACCGGCTCCGCGAACGTGTGGGCTCCCTTCTCGCTGGATCCCGAGCGGGGACTGCTCTACCTGCCCGTCTCCACGCCGAACAACGATTTCTACGGCGGGCACCGGCGGGGACAGAACCTGTTCGCGGAGTCGCTCGTGTGCCTGGACGCCCGGACGGGCGAGCGCGTGTGGCACTTCCAGACCGTTCACCACGGGCTGTGGGACTACGACCTGCCCGCTCCGCCGGGGCTCGTGACGATCGAGGTTGGCGGGCGCGAAATCGACGCGGTCGTGGCGGTGGGGAAGACGGCGTTCACGTACGTGCTGGACCGCGAAACCGGCGAGCCCGTGTGGCCGGTCGAGGAGCGGGCCGTGCCCGAGAGCACCGTTCCCGGCGAGGTGCCGTGGCCGACCCAGCCGTTCCCGGCGCGGCCCGCGCCGTTCTCCCGGCAGGGGATCACGGAAGACGACCTCATCGACTTCACGCCCGAACTGCGAGCGGAAGCGCTGGAGGTGTTCCGCCGCCACCGGACCGGGCCGATCTTCACCCCGCCCTCCGTCGAGGGCACGATCATGATGCCGGGCCTCATCGGCGGGGCGGGGTGGGGCGGCGCGGCCATCGATCCCGAAAGCGGCCACATGTTCGTGAAGGCGTACGATGATCCCTTCCTGGCCCGGGTCGCCGAGGCGGAGCCGGGGGCCGGGGACGCGGACTACCTCCCGAACTTCGCGAGCATCCTCTCGCTGGCCGACGGGCTTCCGATCCTCAAGCCGCCCTACGGCACGGTCA encodes the following:
- a CDS encoding 6-bladed beta-propeller, with protein sequence MNLTDGEHRVVYRESIAGALALLMAAAPAVAQEVIELPAEDRQLNPTLDEVYRVGSALGEDWEQFGNVRRVAFDAAGQLYVFDNQADRIIVVGADGGFQRAFGREGDGPGEFRSPDGFAVMPDGRVVMGDLGHRGYHIFDADGEFERTVRMAPEPGNVRITDLLPDPRGEAVYSAVGAQLLRMGSGTTARTTPPTSRPVERLILTGEMAVKDTVAEGWLPEGGDPTELPIGGRPSFRLPPPQVFGPMMLAGVLPDGSVAFSDSSAYAIKIARSGAGVFRILQRPLQPTRVTDRMIENERERRAALAAAGQGPRMVVNGVEYFPQVQLLDRVGVFTEVSIVRGLRTSWNGEIWVQRRGEEPSDDDGPIDVVTMEGRYIGTYPAGSIALPDALGPDGLAAFVEQDEMDVETVVVKRLRRASRSP
- a CDS encoding pyrroloquinoline quinone-dependent dehydrogenase: MPRPPSVISRAARAVPALGWLAVGLGAVLSGCGGDEAASGTDERSQPTTTFAGDDWPVYGGDPGGLKYSSLTDIDRSNVAELEAAWVWETGEEPIPDAASPIQGERVAPGAFEATPIVINDTMWLSTPYSRVVALDAETGEEFWSYDPRAWEWGNLHRGCRFCHRGIAQWSDGSERRIFLNSRWRLIALDAATGEPIPDFGDGGEVDLTEGLAWDANRLHISNTSPAVVYDDIVIVGSGVPDNRIYRNNPPGDVQAFDARTGELRWTFHTIPKEGEYGVETWEDESWSYTGSANVWAPFSLDPERGLLYLPVSTPNNDFYGGHRRGQNLFAESLVCLDARTGERVWHFQTVHHGLWDYDLPAPPGLVTIEVGGREIDAVVAVGKTAFTYVLDRETGEPVWPVEERAVPESTVPGEVPWPTQPFPARPAPFSRQGITEDDLIDFTPELRAEALEVFRRHRTGPIFTPPSVEGTIMMPGLIGGAGWGGAAIDPESGHMFVKAYDDPFLARVAEAEPGAGDADYLPNFASILSLADGLPILKPPYGTVTAIDLNTGDHLWQRPFGDDSAIREHPALAGLDLPAMGGTPQSHGTTSGPLATAGGIVFLAGGTPWIEAMDVRDGTTLWRGDLGQGLGRGNPMTYRTRSGRQFVVVATSADGQVDSKLQAFALPAR